The window ATGCGTACCAGCCAACGCCCTTGTTGGGAACGCGCTTGCAGATAACTACCCAGTGCGGCGATGAGTGAGCCAAAATGCAGATCGCCAGAGGGAGAAGGCGCAAAACGTCCGATATAGTGGTCGGTTTCAGTAAAGAGGGGCGATTCAGGAGAAGGGCTGGTTTCAGCAAGACGATTAATTTCAGTAAAACTACTAGCTTCAGTAAAACCATTAATTTCAGCAAAACGGTTTTTTTCGGTACAACCAGCGGTTCCAGACATAAGAGGTTGGTGCTATCTCGTCAGCGTTTTATCCAGACAAGAAGATAGAGTGATGAACATCATTCATCAGCGGTAACATGTCTGGAGCCGGCTCCTGCGGGGCAGGAGCCGATTCTGAGCAGGAAGATTATCCTGCCATTTGCTTTTCGCGTATCTCTGCCAATGTCTTGCAGTCGATACACAGATCGGCGGTCGGACGTGCTTCCAGACGGCGGATGCCAATCTCGACGCCACAGGATTCGCAGAATCCGAAATCCTCTTCTTCGATTTTCACCAGTGTTTTGGCGATTTTCTTGATCAGTTTGCGCTCACGGTCACGGTTACGCAGTTCGAGACTGAACTCTTCTTCCTGCGCAGCACGATCCACGGGATCGGGGAAATTAGCGGCTTCATCGCGCATGTGCGATACAGTTCGATCCACTTCATCCATGAGTTGGTTGCGCCATGCTTCAAGAATACGCTTGAAATGAGCCAGCTGAGCGTCGTTCATATACTCTTCGCCCGGCTTCTCCTGGTACGGCTCTACTCCGGCAATTGCGAGAATGCTCAGAGAAGATGTCTTACGGTTTTGCCCTTCTTGCATGTTGCTTCTCCTACATAACACGACACGCATAATACCCTTTTATGCAGTGAAGTTGCGGCGTTGTCGACCAGAACTTCAGCTATCTGGGTATATCGGCCCCAAAGGGGGAAAAAACAGGCCGCTATAAATAGCAGATGGAGATGGGGTTGGCAATGCTTCCTGACACCGGCCTGATAAAGTGTGAGGAACAACCTGCTTATACCTGTCATACTTCAAGTTGCATGTGCGTTGGCTTCGTTCAGTTACCCGAATCACTTACCTATGTGAGCTCATCGGGACTCCTTCCCTTGCCGCCTTCCTGAAACTCGAATTATTTAGGGTAACCATTAAATAATAAACAATGTGTTACGCCTTTGGTGGTACGTTCGGCGTGTTATGCAATGCTTGTGTGTCATCCCAACAACGGTAACTTGTGCGTCAATGTAATACCGTCAGGGCATAATGTGGAGCCGTAACATAAAATTTCAACCCCTGCCCGTTGTGCTTCTGTAAATAATTCCGCATAGCGTGAATCAATATGCCGTGCGGGAGAAACCTGCTGGATTCCTGAATGGAGCACGGCGAAAAAAAGCACCGCACGTTTTCCATTGGAAACCATCTGTTGCAGCTCACGCAGATGCTTTTGCCCTCTGAGTGTAACTGCATCGGGAAAGTAACCACATTCATGTTGCAATAATGTGACTGATTTCACCTCAATATAGCAGTCAATCTTGTCCGGCGCCTGTAAAAGCAGGTCGACTCGGCTATTTTCCGTACCGTATCTCACTTCCGTTTTTACGTCTGAATAGCCCGACAGTTCTTCTACGCGATTCTCCAATAAGGCTTCGTATAATAATGTGTTGGCACGCAGAGTATTGACACAAATCCAGTGATTTTGTTGCGTTTCTGTCAGCTCCCAGCTGTGCGGATACTTACGTTTAGGGTTATCGGATGTGGAGTACCAGACGGTATCGCCGGGCGTCGCACAGCCCGTCATCGCGCCAGTATTGGCACAGTGCAGCGTGAGCGTCTCGCCTTCCGGGGTCACGACATCGGCCAAAAAGCGTTTGTAACGTTTAATCAATCGGGCGGGTTGTAAACGTGGGGTATAGTTCATGCGTATCCTGTTTTATGCGTTTATTCGCCTGCTCACTTATTTGATAAATGACCAGCTTTCCAACTGCTGATAGCGGGTTTTACCATTGTCGAAGAGTGACTCGTAAAGCGAGAATTGCGTCATATCGACCTGCCAACTGAAGGTTGCGGGGGGAATCGCAACAGGACGAGCCGCGCCGCGCAATAGCGTAATGTGTGGATGAAAAGGTAATGCCGTTTGATAACAGCCGTTGCGTGCAGCTTGAGAACGCAACAGTTCCGCGAGCTGTAGCAGGCCACGCGGCGCGCGGCGGCAGCCCAACCAGACTACGCCGGGACGGGGCCAGTGTCCGGCGTCATTCAGCGTAAGGGAAAAGGCGGGCTGACGGATGCGGCCTGCCAGTGTCTGTAAGACCTGTGCTTTTTGTTCACTCACGTCACCCAAAAAAGCCAGCGTCAGATGAAGATTGGCCGCCGCGACCGGACGACCCGCTTCCAGAGGGAAGTGCTCGGCACGCCAGCGGATAATCTCTTGCTGTGTGGTTTCCGGTAGTGATAGGGCAAAAAACAGGCGGCGAGGGGCTGACATGGCGATCTCTCTGTTCTGATTCCATCAGATGCTACATTTATCCTGATGCTACAATGCTCGCCGCTGAAAGTTAACCTTATACGGAGATGTCTGTGATTTTACCGCCCGTCAGCGCCGTGCTGGACGATGTCATAACGGCGCTACATACCGCGCCTCAGGTGCTGCTCAATGCCCCAACAGGGGCGGGAAAATCGACCTGGCTGCCGTTGCAATTGCTGCAACAGGGAAAGTTAAATGGTCGCATCATCATGCTGGAGCCGCGTCGTCTGGCGGCGAAAAGCGTGGCCTGGCGACTGGCGCAGCAGCTCGGTGAGGAACCGGGACAGACGATAGGGTATCGCATGCGGTCAGAAAGCCGCGTGAGTGACGCAACGAAGCTGGAAGTTGTCACCGAAGGGATGCTGACCCGTTTGCTGCAACAGGATGCGGAGCTGCAAGGTGTAGCGCTGATCATCCTTGATGAATTTCATGAGCGCAGCGTGCAGGCCGATTTGGCATTGGCGCTGCTGCTCGATGTGCAGCAAGGGCTACGCGACGATTTAAAACTGCTGATTATGTCAGCAACGCTCGACAATACGCGGCTGGCGGCGCTGCTGCCGGAAGCCGCCTGCGTGGTTTCCGAAGGTCGCAGCTATCCGGTTGAACGGTGCTATGCGCCGTTAAATAATCAGGAGCGTTTGGAAGACGGCGTTGCGCGACAGGTGCGACGCTTGCTCAGTGAAGAAGACGGTTCGCTTCTGCTGTTTTTGCCCGGCGTCGCGGAGATTCGCCGAGTGCAGGCGCTGCTGGAAAATAGCGTGTCGAGCGAGACGGATCTCTGTCCGTTATACGGCGCATTGACGCTGGCGGAACAGCAAAAGGCGATTCTGCCCGCTGAACCGGGGCGTCGTAAGGTGGTGTTAGCCACCAATATTGCAGAAACCAGTCTGACGATTGAAGGGATCCGGCTGGTGGTGGATAGCGGTCTTGAACGTGTCGCCAGCTTTGATGTGAAAAGCGGCGTTACCCGACTGGTGACACAGCGAATCAGTCAGGCCTCTATGGTGCAACGCGCCGGACGTGCCGGACGGTTAAGCCCCGGTATTTGCTGGCATCTGTGCTCTCGTGAACAGGCAGAACGCGCAGCGGCGCAAAGCGAAGCTGAGATACTGAATAGCGATTTAAGTAGCGTCTGGCTGGACTTATTACAGTGGGGCTGTACCGATGTCGCGCAGTTAACCTGGCTGGATACACCACCCGCTCCCGCGCTGTATGCCGCCCGCAAGCTGCTACGTCAGCTTGGTATTACCGATGAGCAAGATCGGTTGACCGCTGAAGGTCGGAAGATCGCCGCACTCGGCAGTGATGCGCGTCTGGCGACGATGTTGTATGCCGCGTCACAGCAAAGTTCAGAAACGTTGGCCACCGCGGGGTGTCTGGCGGCGATACTCGAAGAGCCGCCACGTAGCGGGTCGATTAATCTGGCTGACTGGTTACATCGCCCATTACCGCACTGGTTGCGGCGGGCAAAGCAGCTGACGCGCCGTTTATCGACGGTTTCGGGACAAATTGACAGCGGAGAAGCTGACTGGCTGCTGGCGCAGGCTTTCCCAGACCGCATTGCCCGGCGGCGCAGTCAGGATGGGCGCTACCAGCTTGCTAACGGAAGCGGCGCGATGATGTCGGCTGATGAGGCGTTATCAGGCACGGAGTGGTTGCTGGCTCCGGCGCTCTTACAAAATAATCAGAACGCAGAGGCACGGATCCTGCTGGCGTTGCCGCTGGATATTGAGCGGCTGGAACGGCGGCTACCCGGACTAATAAATGAACATAACGTGGTGCACTGGGACGAAGAAAAGGGTACTCTGCGCGCCAGCCAGCGTGACCAGATAGGTTGCCTGACCCTGAGAACACGCCCGCTGAACAAGCCTTCCGATGAAGCACTGCAGCAGGCGCTGTTATCCTGGATTCGGGAACAGGGGATTGATGCATTAAACTGGGACGC is drawn from Pectobacterium aroidearum and contains these coding sequences:
- the dksA gene encoding RNA polymerase-binding protein DksA; the protein is MQEGQNRKTSSLSILAIAGVEPYQEKPGEEYMNDAQLAHFKRILEAWRNQLMDEVDRTVSHMRDEAANFPDPVDRAAQEEEFSLELRNRDRERKLIKKIAKTLVKIEEEDFGFCESCGVEIGIRRLEARPTADLCIDCKTLAEIREKQMAG
- the sfsA gene encoding DNA/RNA nuclease SfsA; the protein is MNYTPRLQPARLIKRYKRFLADVVTPEGETLTLHCANTGAMTGCATPGDTVWYSTSDNPKRKYPHSWELTETQQNHWICVNTLRANTLLYEALLENRVEELSGYSDVKTEVRYGTENSRVDLLLQAPDKIDCYIEVKSVTLLQHECGYFPDAVTLRGQKHLRELQQMVSNGKRAVLFFAVLHSGIQQVSPARHIDSRYAELFTEAQRAGVEILCYGSTLCPDGITLTHKLPLLG
- the thpR gene encoding RNA 2',3'-cyclic phosphodiesterase, which produces MSAPRRLFFALSLPETTQQEIIRWRAEHFPLEAGRPVAAANLHLTLAFLGDVSEQKAQVLQTLAGRIRQPAFSLTLNDAGHWPRPGVVWLGCRRAPRGLLQLAELLRSQAARNGCYQTALPFHPHITLLRGAARPVAIPPATFSWQVDMTQFSLYESLFDNGKTRYQQLESWSFIK
- the hrpB gene encoding ATP-dependent helicase HrpB, which produces MILPPVSAVLDDVITALHTAPQVLLNAPTGAGKSTWLPLQLLQQGKLNGRIIMLEPRRLAAKSVAWRLAQQLGEEPGQTIGYRMRSESRVSDATKLEVVTEGMLTRLLQQDAELQGVALIILDEFHERSVQADLALALLLDVQQGLRDDLKLLIMSATLDNTRLAALLPEAACVVSEGRSYPVERCYAPLNNQERLEDGVARQVRRLLSEEDGSLLLFLPGVAEIRRVQALLENSVSSETDLCPLYGALTLAEQQKAILPAEPGRRKVVLATNIAETSLTIEGIRLVVDSGLERVASFDVKSGVTRLVTQRISQASMVQRAGRAGRLSPGICWHLCSREQAERAAAQSEAEILNSDLSSVWLDLLQWGCTDVAQLTWLDTPPAPALYAARKLLRQLGITDEQDRLTAEGRKIAALGSDARLATMLYAASQQSSETLATAGCLAAILEEPPRSGSINLADWLHRPLPHWLRRAKQLTRRLSTVSGQIDSGEADWLLAQAFPDRIARRRSQDGRYQLANGSGAMMSADEALSGTEWLLAPALLQNNQNAEARILLALPLDIERLERRLPGLINEHNVVHWDEEKGTLRASQRDQIGCLTLRTRPLNKPSDEALQQALLSWIREQGIDALNWDATALQLRARLQCAHQWLPEVDWPRVDDETLLATLEIWLQPSLSGVRDLRALHQISLSDALLRLLDWPLRQRLDSALPTHYTAPGGSRLPIAYYDDKPPVLSVRMQEMFGEQQSPLLAEGRVALVLELLSPAQRPLQITRDLAAFWQGTYREVQKEMKGRYPKHVWPDDPANTAPTRRTKKYQNH